One segment of Macrotis lagotis isolate mMagLag1 chromosome 1, bilby.v1.9.chrom.fasta, whole genome shotgun sequence DNA contains the following:
- the LOC141517460 gene encoding olfactory receptor 1f45-like: METRNWTEVTEFLLLGLSSRPEMQPIIFGVILSMYLVAVTGNTMLIIVACTDPKLQSPMYFLLSQLSFIDILLATIIVPQMLVHTMTGLQTIPFENCITQLFFFMTIGSMEGHLLAAMAYDRYVAICKPLHYSVMVTHSLCLRITFTSWVVVSLNSLLYSVLVTQLTFCGNQVTHFFCDITPLLKLSCTRPVVNEMLIFTEGAAIVISPFFFILASYVQIGAAITHLHSAAALKKAMSTCGSHILVVLLLYGSVIRMYLRPSSSYNLDQDRQVAIFYTVVTPMLNPMIYSLRNKEVKDGLWRLWKKIQNVCSSGDLQSALQLRGVQHHNS, from the coding sequence ATGGAGACTAGGAACTGGACAGAAGTGACTGAATTCCTCCTCCTGGGGCTATCTAGCCGTCCAGAGATGCAACCAATCATTTTTGGAGTTATACTTTCCATGTACCTGGTGGCAGTGACAGGTAACACCATGTTAATCATTGTTGCCTGCACAGACCCCAAACTGCAGTCACCTATGTACTTCCTGCTCAGCCAGCTCTCCTTCATTGACATCTTGTTGGCAACTATTATTGTCCCCCAGATGCTAGTACATACAATGACAGGATTACAGACCATACCCTTCGAGAACTGCATAACCCAGCTTTTCTTCTTTATGACTATAGGAAGCATGGAAGGTCACCTGTTGGCTGCCATGGCATATGATCGATATGTGGCCATCTGTAAACCCCTGCATTATTCTGTGATGGTCACCCACAGCCTTTGCCTCCGAATCACCTTCACCTCATGGGTAGTGGTCAGCCTCAACAGTCTCCTCTACAGTGTGTTGGTCACCCAATTGACTTTCTGTGGCAACCAGGTCACACATTTTTTCTGTGACATCACACCATTGCTCAAGCTGTCATGTACTCGGCCTGTGGTCAATGAGATGCTGATCTTCACCGAAGGTGCAGCCATTGTTATAAgcccttttttcttcatcttggcCTCCTATGTCCAAATTGGGGCTGCCATTACCCATCTACACTCAGCAGCTGCTCTAAAGAAAGCCATGTCTACCTGTGGCTCCCACATTCTAGTGGTGCTGCTCCTATATGGCTCAGTGATCCGCATGTACCTCCGACCATCTTCCAGCTACAACCTGGACCAGGACAGACAGGTGGCAATATTCTATACTGTGGTAACACCCATGCTGAATCCAATGATCTACAGTTTGAGGAACAAGGAGGTGAAGGATGGTCTCTGGAGGCTCTGGAAGAAAATCCAGAATGTTTGCTCCTCTGGAGACCTCCAATCTGCCCTCCAATTAAGAGGAGTTCAGCATCACAATTCCTGA